Genomic DNA from Phyllostomus discolor isolate MPI-MPIP mPhyDis1 chromosome 12, mPhyDis1.pri.v3, whole genome shotgun sequence:
TTCAGcaggaagtggtatctcactgggCATCAGAGCATGCACACCGGTGAGAAGCCATATTTATGTGGGAAGTATGGCAAGGCTTTCAGCTGGAAATCTATCCTCACTGTGCATAAGAGGACGCACACTGGGGCAAAGCCATATGTGTGCTGGgactgtggcaaggccttcagccAAAAATCAAACCTCactgtgcatcaaaggacacatACCAAGGAGGAGCCATACACGTGAGGGTAGTCTGGCAAGGCATTTAGCAAGAACTCCTCATTCAGGCAGCACAGGCACCAGACACTAGGAAATAGCATTGCTAGTGCTCCATCTGCCAGAAGGACTTCATAACATTCTCATCCCTACAGAATATCCTCACCAGATCCCTGTGGAGAAGCTTTATAAGTGCAGCCAATGTGTACAAAGCTTCATAAGGAACCTTTGCTCCCTGTTCACAGGAGGGTGGTTTGGGAGACAAGCCCTATAAGAATGGTAAGTATAGGAAAACCTTCAGCAGGAATTTCTGCCTCACGTTGCACATAGCATGGAATTGGGGGATCTTAGAATCCAAACCCAACTGGTGGGTCCCGAGCCCATGGGCCAGTGCCAGGCTTGGTATTGGAGCCCACAGGTAGGACACAAGAGAAGTCCTGATCAGACTTGTCTTAGGAATATGGGCAGTGAAGATGGTGCCAGGGGAGCTGGGGGACCTGTCTGGGGCATTTGGACATATACCAAGCATTAGTCCCTGACAGTTGTGAATTTAaggcattcattcaacaaagccCCATGCTGGCCCCAGCAAGATCAGAGGGATGGAAAGGGCCGGGAATGCACCATTCAGCATGTGTAGGAAGGACTCAGGGGCTTCAGGCCTCTGTCCTCTCTCAAAATCTATTGtagagaagccctatgaatgaGTAGACTGTGACAAGGCTTTCAGGTGTTGCTGGTCTCCAAAGGAGAAGCAAGGAATCCGTACCAGGGAGCAACCCCAATGCTGCAACACGAGTGGAAAGCAGTTCAGTTTTTAGTCGTATATCACCATCCACCAGCAGGTACACACCATGGAGAAGCCATACCTGTGTAGGGACTTTGGCAGGGTCGTCGCACATTAAAAAAGCCTCATCAGGCACCACAGGatgcacactggggagaagctgTATGCATGTGGAGACTGCAGCGAGGTCTTCATCCAGAAAGGGaatctcatcagacaccagaggacttaacactggggagaagccatatGTGTGCAAGgactgtggcaaggccttcacTGCAAACAGTAGCCTCATGGTGCATCAGAGGAtgcacactggggagaaacctTACAtgtgtggggactgtggcaaggccttcacCCAGAAACTGTACCCCATCATACACCAGAGGACACTGGGGAGAGGCTGTATTTGTGCCAGGCTGTAGCAAATCTTCACGCAGAACAGGAGCCTCATTGTACATCAGAGGACACATACTAGAGTGAAACCTTACGCATGTGGGGACTGTGGTAAAGCCTTCAGACTAAAAGGAGCCTCATCATGCACCAGAGGATGCACTTGGGGGAGAAACCATATGCATGCCAGGTCTGTGGCAAGACTTTTACCCAGAAAGAGTacctcatcacacaccagaggacacataCTGGGCAGAATCCCTACATGTGTGGCCAGTGTGGAAAGGCCTTCAGCCAAAACATGTCTCTCAGGAAGCACCGACGTGTGCACACTGGGGAGAAATCCTACAAGTGCAGCCAATGTTGCAAGGCCTTTAGCAAGAACCACTCTCTTAGGAAGCACAGGCATGTGCACATTGAGGAGCATCCTACCAGTGCTCCATCTTCCAGAAGTGCTTCATGAATGCTCATCCCTGCAAGAGCAGCAGAACAACGACACATTGGAGAAGCCCTATAAGGATAGTCAGTGCTACAAAGCCTTCATCAAGAACATCTTGCTCCCTGTCCACCAGAGGTTCCATGTGAGAGACAAGCCTTATGAGTGTGGCAAGTGCAAGAAAACTTTCAGCAGGAACTTCCATCTCACATGACACCAGAGGGATACACACATAGCAGATGTGCGTGAGATCTCAGAGTCCACACCCGTCAGACAGTTCATGAGCCTGGGGGCCAGTGCTAGACTCGACATTGGAGCCCACAGGTAGATGCAAGGGAACTCCTGCCCAGAGAGATCTGAGGACTGTGGGCTGTGGGGTCAGTTCATGCCATGCTCACCAGCTGCTTCCAGAGCATCCACAGGGCTGTGTGGAAAGCAAGTCCCCATACAGGTCTAGTATCTGGGAGCATGGCCAGGGGCACTGTGGCTCCAGACTGAACTGAACTGGAATAAATACTCCTATGAGATTGGACAAGGCATTTAGTGTCTCTGGATCTTCATCTCTTCAATAGTCAAGTGGAAGAGGGGAGtagaaaaaagaggggaaggtGGGCTCCATAGGGATATTGTCAGTTTGTCACACATGCTGGATGTAGTCCAGAGATCAGATTGTTGCCAtctgtgtgttttcttgttttccctAAACACAGCCCTGTTTCCCTGCAAAAGCAGCTGGAAGGCTGCAAGCTCATGAGCTGTATAAACTAACAGGTGGttcacacagagaaaaaatactctttttatgATTAGGAAGTAGCAGTTGTCACTTCAGATACCAAAGTTTCTCATAGTggtctctaaaattaaaaaataaacaaaacttaattAGATAATGCGAAcatcatctttttttctaaaatttatttgttttcagaaagagggtacaggagggacagagacaggaagagaacatcagtgtgtgagaaggcctgaaacccaggcatgtgcccttactgggagtccaatcagcaacctttcagttcacaggttggcttccagtccaccgagccacaccatccagggccaccaacatcattttaaacaaatgtcAGGTGCAAAAGAGGGAGTTACTGGTTGTCCCATCCAAATGAGTGTCAACCATTGGGGGGAGGGAGCACAAATACCCCACAAGGTCACAGCAGCAGGTTGCAAGCAACGTGTCACTCATAGCCCTGGATTCGTGGCTTGGGAATGGTTACACTATGTCTGATGTCCATTATGAGAGCAGTTTCCCAGGGATTTGCTCATCTCGCATAATGATGGGGAAATATTAGGAGGAAGTAACATTTGTCcatctccccaccacacacatatTAGGACCAGCAATATCCAGAGGTGAGTTATTTCTTATCTCCTTTTATCCTGGATGCTCATTTACCCAATACACATTCCCCATAGGATGAGTTTTTATAGGGGTATTTTCCTTTGCCccaagttttcttcttcttctttttaagattttatatatttttagtgaagaagggagggaggaatagagggagagaaacatcaatgtgtggttgcctctcatgtgctccctactgtggacctggcctggaaccttggcatgtgccctagactgtgagtcaaactagtgaccctttggttcgcaggctgggtTCGGTCTCTTGCCTACCTACCTGGCCATGATactaccctgccagggctggaATTTGTGGCCCTGGAAGACACCTGGCTAAAGTTAGAGCCTGCTTCCAGGGGGAAGCATGAAACCAGACAATCTGAGCTGCCTGGGTGAGTGATCAGTGACAACTGTGGTTCCCATAAGATGGTACTTTGAAGCAAGACCTCGACATGGCCTGGTTGGGCTGAGGACAGCTGGGGTCTTCCTCGGTTTTTCGGAGGAGACAAGCTTTGAGACAATTATCTGCCACTCTCCCGGATCCTGCATTTGAATAAAAGACCTCTTTCTCATCAGCCTCTGTCCCTAGAGCTTTCCTATTGGGGGTGACAGGCAGCAGAACCCCTACATTGTTTCTGGAACAGTAACAGGCTGGCACTTAAGGTGAAGAACCGATACTTTGTGTTTAAGATCATTTGTTTACGGGCGTCCCTGCACCCTTTACATATTTTCAGCAAGTCAGCACGCCTATGCGGGCTGAAAGTCAGAGGGCTGGACCtcttggctggggaggggggatcTTATACCATCTTTCCCGCCTCCACCCACGGCCCGCCTTTTGTGAAATTTCCCCGTCTCTATTTCCCCTCCAGCTCACTCCGCTCTCAgtacccccccccaccccgccccgcgtACCGCTATGAACCCCTCTCTGGCTCTCCTCCCACAGTCACTGGTCCCCCCACTCCTCCCGGGGTCCTGTCCTTCTCTGTAGTACCCTCGGGCTGCCTGGTACACTGCGCTTACTACGCCCTGCAGCCCTAGGTCCCCCAAGAACTCTGTCTCCTTGACGTCGTGCCGCGGGGTCAGCTGGGATACAGAGCCTCGTGTCCGCCAAAGTGACTCGCGGCCCCTCGGCACTGCGCGCTGTGAGGGAAGCCGGAAAAAGAGGATTCGATGGTGGCGTAGGGCGCTTTGGGAAATGTAGTAGGCCGGCCCGCGCAGGCGCAGTGCCGTCGGGGTGCCCAGCAGAAGCCGTTCTCTTTCGTGAGGTAACCTCGAGGTAAACTTGTGGTGAATTTGAGTGCGGACTGCGCAGGGGCTTTAGGAGACTGAGCGTGGCTGTGGGTGTGGTCGCACGGGTGAAGGTATTGCCTGTggctgtgagtgtgtgtatgtgtggggctgagacccccGGGCCGTCTCTTTGTGTGTCCGTGTGTGTCACCGGGTGTGTGTCACCGCGGGTGTGCGCGAggccacctgtgttttgcctttgctcttgtgtgtgtgtgtcggctGCAGGTCTTTGTCTCTCCGGGGTCcttctttgttcctctgtgtGCGTGTCTGCCTTAATTTCAGTCCGCGGTGTCTCTGTGTGAAGGCACCATCCCGATGTGTCTTCCCGTGCCCCTGTGTGTCtgggtgtgagtgtgtctgtgtgtgtgtggcgggggggggggggggggtgtcgggCCTGCGCGACCCTTCCCCTGTCTGTGTGCATCTGCATCTGTGTTTCTGGGCGTTGCGGACATTTGTGAGTGAGTGCGTCGGGGGTGCCTTCCCGAGAGCGTGAAGACCACGACCCTCCTGGACAGGTGGGCCTGGCAGAGCTGCCAGCCTGCGGGCGCCTGAGCCCTCTCCTTCCCGCCCTCAGAGCCTTCAGGGCAGGGCCTGTGTGGTAGCCAGGTTTGGGGTGAAGAAAGAGGGTCAGAGACCCTACCTAATGCTGACCAGGGTGGACTTTGTTCAGGGAGGGTGTGTTGCGTGCTCAGGGTATCGTTCTGGGCACTTTACAGGCCTCACGGTGACTCTGAGGTAGGGACCTTCACCATGTACAAAatgggaaacaggctcagagaatgGTAATTGCATCACCCAACTCCACACCCAGGCATCCAGGTACCAGAACACCCATACTAAACACCCCACAGTGGGAAATCTTTGTTTCTCTTAAGAACAATGGATGGCAGGAAATGTCAGAAAGCTTGgacccaggaggagggagaggaacaggagCAGCGGCCAcccctggctctgcagccccaTATCTAGGGCCAGTCTGGGTTCAGGGATCACCCGCTCCATGTACATGCTATTTCCAGGACCACCGTGTCTTCCTGGCCtccttttaaataaagtaaacttGGAGTAGTGATTGTATTGctgtaaggagaaaaatatagtCCAGGCTGCATTagatttgcatttaaaaactgatgatacatcccttttattttttatttaaaaattttatgtttatttttagagagggtaagggaagtaaaaagggagagagacggcagtgtgtggttgcctcgggctccccctactgggcacctggcctgcaatcccTGCATATGTCCTAGTCTGgaaatcaaactggggaccctttggttggtaggctggtgctcagtccactgagccacaccagctagtgcTGAAATGATGACATTTTTAAGGGCTTCTACTGCTGACAGCTGTCCTGTGCCCGGTGGGCCTCCTGGGTAAATCAGAcccagtggggaggggccagagggtcTTGTTACTCCCTCCAGTCTTGGGACTGGCTGTGTGGGCATGCCTGTGTGTTGGGGGAGTATATGTGTGTGGGTATGACAGCACATGTTGGTGCACACCAACACATGGATCCTGATATACTAGCTCAACCCAAATCCCACCCTTATCTTCTTGGGTTCCTGACTTATCTTTTAGTGCCGCAGTTTCGtgatctgtgaaatggggtgagTGAAAATAGCCCCAGCAATGCAGGATCAGGTGGATCAAATCAGGGACATGAGTCAAGGACCTCGGATGCCATAGGCTCCCTGTGTACATTCACTGTTAATATGTGTGACTGTCCTCGTCTGCCTATCTTCTAGTGGGTGTGTCTGTCATGTCTGCATTGCAGGTCAGGCCTCAACCTGATCTCTTCCtgtgcctttttctctctctccctgtgcacAGTCTGCCTGTGCCCAAGTCACCATAGGCACTGGAAGGATGGCCACCCAGCTTCAGACCAAGGATTCCCTGGTAAGTCGTGTCACCCTCTGGCTCCTTCTTCCTTAGGGCCATGTTTCTGGGCAGGGATCCACCCAACCCCATCAGGCCTCAGGCCCCTCTCCCCATCTTCTGAGGTTTTGTCCACCCTGAGATGAGAGACTCTGTCCTGACcatggtgtttcttttttctttcttctttttttttttttttagatttttgttcatttttagagagaggggaagggaaggagaaagagagggagagaaacatcaatgtgtggttgcctcttggttGCCCCTTGATGGAGACCttgcctgcaatccaggcatgtgctctgactgggaaatgaactgcaaccctttgatttgcatgctgaatcccctgagctacaccagtcagggctgacccTGGTATTTTTCAACCACAGGGGACAGAATCGCTCAGGAGTGAGGTGCCCTACCCTGAGGGATCTCAGGAGACACCTGTAGGCATCTGGGATATGGCAGCTTCAACATATTCAGTGAAGTGTGACAGGCCTTGGGCAGGAAATGCTCAATGTGGCACCTTCAGAAGTATGCAGGGGCACTACATgcccaggagaatggaggggGGTGGAAGGAGATGCCTGACATGAGGGACCAGTGAATGTCCCTGGTTGTTATTGTGATGTTTCATGATGTTTTAGTGGATGgtaatttgttgtatttttctctaaatttccttctatgaaagaaaaactttacaataaaaaatgtacagatgtagcttagttggttagaggaTAATTCTGATATGCCATGgtttgggttcaatccctggtcagagcagtttcgagaagcaaccaatgaaatCATCAAGAAGTGGAACATAATCTTTCTATCTCTAAAAtccagaatttatatatatacatgtctGGAGGTAAGTGTATTTCTTTTATCATCAATAGAGGATACGTTCATTGAGTTgtaggcagagaaagaaagagcaggagggagacacagatgtgagagaggaaTTTTGATGGGTTGTCTCCCACATGTGCTACAGCCTGGTACAGAACTCATAATTATTTCCTGTCTAGGACATttttccaaccaactgagccacctaacCAGGGCTGGGCATAAATATTTGGCCTTCAtcttgtatgattttttaattttgtttttaaaaattatgcaagtGGATCAACtgtgtaaagattttatttattttttagagagagcagaagggagggaaaaacagaaagaaaaccattGGTGTGCAACATAAATATTTGTCAGTTGTCTCTTATGATACCCGCACatggaacctggcctgcagctcaggcatgtgcactgactcaGAATCAAATAAGAGACACTTCAATTATCGACTGGTGTTCAttccactgaaccacaacagccagggctttttatgaattcttctttttttattttattttacttcagagaaagggagggagagaaacatcaatgtgtgtttgcttcttgcacaccctcaactagggacctggcctgcaacccaggcatgtgcccctactgggaatccaaccagagacTTTTACATTCAAAGGGTGATGCTCAATCCAATGATCCACACTAGCTAGCCTTTTGAGGCTTGACTTTTAGGAAATCTTCATTCGTTGCTTATGgtgggaaatttatttttgtttcattttaattttatttatttatttttagtgagaagggaaggaagcgAGAAAGAgtaggaaagaaacatcgatgtgagtaAAACATCGATCGTTTATCTCCCATATGAGCCCTAATCGGGACCATACCCTTAACCTGTGGTTGTTCACACGATGGTGCACCCTGCACCCAGCTGAGttacccagtcagggctgcacATTTCTATAAGTGAGTCATGCAACATGTGTTTTTTTGTATGTGACTGCTTCACTGAGCACCATGTTTTCTATGTACATCTGTGTTGTAGTAGGTATCCTATTTCATAGCTGTATACTATTCCATTAAGCAGGTAGTCCCTGTTGTATGCATTCATCAGGTGGTATATGTTgtggttgtttctacttttgggCTTTATTAGTCATGCTGCTGTGAACAGTCATGtacagtttttttgtttgatcTCATTTCCCTTGAGTGTAGGAGAGGAAATAGTGGGTCCTTCAATATCAGTATATTTAACCATTTAAGGAACAGTCTGACTGTTTTCCTATGTGGTTGCACCACGATATCTCCACTTTGACCTCTGTAATCGttgccttggtttcctcttttACCAACATTGTTTACGATTTCCGGGTGGTTGTCTCTCACTCTGACCCTGctttcctctccctccaaaaTCAATATATATGTACTCGAgtgagtattaaaataaaaaaagtagagCCTGATTTCAGCTCTTTGGAACTGGGTGAGTTTTTTCTTGTGGCAAAGAGGTTTCTGCCATTAGACAAGAATCCCAAACAGATGGAGCCTTGGAATGAGTGTCCTCAGTCATGTACCAATAGAGCGCTCAGAGGGCTTTAGTTCACTTGGAGGCAAGCCCTATTTCTAGGGGAATCTCCCAACCCTTCTCATGAGGGGCACTGTGTCTCATCTCCCACACTTTTGCTGTAGAGTGTGGGCACCCAGATGTAGAGGACCCACTCAGATTTTGAGTCTGTCCCAGCCTGGGCTGGGTACATGGAGCCTGCTGAGTATAAATTTCATTGAGTGAGTTTGTTCAAGCCAGTGGAATAGGTACAACTTTCAGCAGGAgttgtatttaaaaacagaaaatgaaataaaaaaaatgcaataataaaggCAGGCAGGAGAAAACTTTGGGAGGTGGTGGATCTGTTTGTGACCTTGATGGTAATTTCAGTAGATTGTacttattgggttggccaaaatgtctattacattcttttctgtaaagtaaagacacatttttcattttcaccagtaactgttggtttggatattttggagACAGCCTACCCAGTGCTCCAGCATGTCGTTTAAGCTTGAggttttgacccagcagtcccacccAGAATCTTCCCCCATGGACCCAACCTCACATCAtcccttcccattttccagacACCTCAGAGAGTTGCCACTGCCCAAGCACCTGTCTCGATGGTTTTGACTAGTTTAGGGTCCATATGGAGGTTTTAGTCCAACATGTGTAAGGAGATATGTtgctgtggttttagtttgcagcTCTGTGATGATaagtgacattgaacattttttcatatgtatagtggccatctgcatgtcctctttggagaagtgtctgttcaggttgtTTGTCCATTTTTGAATTGTGCTGTTTGCCTTCCTCTGAACAGCCCCATAGTTTATTTGCCTGTCCAAGGACCATCCAGTGTACTTAGGTACTGAGGACACTAAGTGATCAGGCCCTTCAGAGCTCTGACCTTGTTGACATCAGTCAGATGCATCCTGTGTGCCTTCCTGATCCTCTCAGCCCTTCTGATCACCTGTCTTGAATACTGTGAGGAGGGCCCTGCAATGAGTTGTGTTTGCTTCCTCTTATAGGGGTCAGTGGCGTTCAGGGATGTGATTGTGGACTTCAGCCAGGAGGAGTGGGAGCAGCTGAAGCCTGAGCAGAAGGACCTGTACAGGGATGTGATGATGGAGGTCTACTGGAACTTGATCTCACTGGGTAAGGGGACAACCTTGCAGTGTTACTCACCATGTGCCTGTCACCTTAGGatgacacagaaataaaaaaggtggACAGATGCAGACATGTCCATTAGTCCAAAtagtttatctttccttttgccCACCTTCCATCCCATACAACTGTGGTGTAGTTAGGGTGTTTACATATAATGTGAAGTGGTGTGGTGAAGTGTGTTTACATATGGCTCCGTCTTGATAGAAATTTCCCTGATTTTTCATACGGAGAGAAATGACCTATATATTCACCAAGACACTGAACGAACAAATCAGAGTGTAGAAATATGATGGAAATCAGAAAACTCTTCAAAGATGAGCACTTTTTGTCCTCACTGACAAGAAAGGATAATATTCTTTCTTGGATAATATTCTTAAGGAAAAACACTAACTTTCAGACTTAGTGTACAGTCCCATTTCATTAACAGATTTTCTGGTGGTTTCACTGACCTACTATTAACTGCACATAGTTAAAACAAATGATTTGacacattttaacatttgtatCCACCCAGGAATCATGGTTGTGATGCAGATACATGCATTAGCCCCAaaagttattctttcttttggcCCACGCCCCATTCTTCAGCAACTACTGTTGTGTATTTTGCCTATTCtataatatcatatatatgaaGTCATAgggcacattttattttttatctaatttcttACAGTTCACATCATTTCTTTCAGGTTTACTCAACGTGAACTGTGTGTACCAATcatttccttcagtttttttccttatatttttttattggattgagacagagaaggagagtatgtgaaaaaaatcaatccatTCCCTCCTGTACAAGCCCTGTACTTGGATCCAACTCACAGTCTTTGCTGGACTTGAcaactctaaccagctgagctaggCATTCAGGGCAATAGCTGACTTCTTTTTATTGCAGAGTCATATTCTACTTCTGGGATAGCTCACCATGTGTTTATCCTTTCACTTGATGATGAACAATAGGATTGTTTCCAGTTGTAGACTCAAGGGAAGGATCTGAGTCTCAGGTTTTGTGTTGCCAGGGAGTGCTTTAATGAGAAGGATTGGTGTACTAAGCAGAGGGGTGAGGAGCCAGCTGAAAGGCAAGGCACTCATGGGCAGTGTGAACATGTGGGAGCTTCACTGGCACATGGGGAGACAGAAGACAACCAGCACAACAACATGAGAATCAACTCTTACTGTATCATTAGTAATAACAGGTGATGCTTTAAAAAGCATAGCTGTCTGGGGATGTGCACGAGGAGGCTTGGAAGCAAGGAGCTGGGTGCAGTGAACCTTCCTTGGGTGTGTAGGATGATTTGATGTGCTCTTCCTTGCCCGTTTTTTCCCTtgttctcttctctgtcttttcctccaGGTCTGAGCTATGTAGGCCATGTTTGAATCCACTGCTCTGTTTTCACATCCTTATAACCCACTTTCTCTCTTCACAGCTTCCCTATTTCCTGTGTACCCACTACAGGCTGTCTTTTGCTGTCAGGATGTGCCTTGTCATGTCTTGGGAAGATCCTCCCTCCCAGTGTGGTTAACTGCATGTGTGTCCtcatctctttccccctcccttcagaCTTGGAGACTGAATGGAACATGAATGAATCGGACCCAGAGAAGGAATCTTGGGAAAACAGACTATCCATTGCGACGGTTGTGGAAGGACTCATGAAGAATGGAGCCCAGGGTTACTCCTGTGAAAAAGTAGAGATAAAGGGTGACAAAGTGGGGCAGCAACATGGAAGCACAGGGACCTGTGTAGGGCCTTTGGACATGTCCCAAGTGTTAGCTCCTGAGTATTATGAATTTAAGACATTCATCCACCAGAGCCTCCTGCTGGCCCCATCAAGATTGGAAGGACCGAGAGGGCCAGGGATGCACTGTTTCAGCATGTGTGGGAAGAACTCAGGTACTTCAAGCCCCAGTCCTCCCCCGCAACTTTGTGCAGAGAAGAAGACATACAAGTGCACACACTGTAGTAAGACTTTCAGTTCAAAGTCATCCCTGTGGAAGCACCTAAGAAACTATTCCTTGGAGAAGCCATATGTGTGTGGGGAGTGCGGTAAGGCCTTCAGCCGGAAGGACAGGATCATCCtacaccagaggacacacaccGGGGAGAAGCCGTTTGTGTGCAGGGACTGTGGCAAAGCCTTCAGCCGGAAATCAGCCCTTGATGTGCATCAGAGaacacacactggggagaagccttatGTGTGCGGGGATTGCGGCAAGGCATACAGAGACAATAGGCACCTCATCGAGCATCAGAGGATACATACCAGGGAGAAGTTGCACACCTGCGGAGACTGTGGCAAAGTCTTCATCCACAAATGGAGTCTCATTGTCCATCAGAGgacacacacaggggagaagcctTATGTGTGTGGGGAGTGTGGCCAGGCTTTCAGACAGAATAGGCGTCTCATGGAGCATCAGAGGATGCACACCGGGGAGAAGCTGCACTTGTGCATGGATTGTGGCAAAGCATTCAGCCAGAAATGTGACTTCATTGTGCATCAGAGAACACACACCGGAGAGAGGCCATATGTTTGTGGTcactgtggcaaggccttcaggCATAAGGGTAACATCTTCCTACACCAGAGAACACACACCGGGGAGAAGCCATATGGGTGCAGTTactgtggcaaggccttcagccAGAAATGCAGCCTCCTTGTGCATGAAAGGATTCACACCGGAGAGAAGCCATTCATGTGTGGGGagtgtggcaaggccttcagccAGAAATGCAGCCTCCGTGTGCATTCAAGGACGCACACCGGGGAGAAGCCATATGCGTGTGAGTACTGTGGGAAGGCCTATAGTGAGAATAGGCGCCGCATGGAGCATCAGAAGacgcacactggggagaagccataGGTGTGTGAGGactgtgggaaggccttcagaAAGTATGGACACCACAGGACACACAGCCAGCAAAAGCCATACAAGTGTGGGAAGTATGGCAAGGCCTTCAGGAACAAAAGGTGCCTCATCCACCATGAGAAGACACACACTGCAGAGAAGCTGCACTCGTGTGGGAACTGGCGAAGACTTCATCCACTCATGTAGTCTCAATGTGCATCAGATGATGCACATTGGGGAGAAGCCTTATGTGTGTGGTGACTGGAAAAGCATTCAGCTTGAAATGTAGCCTGTTTGTGCATAAAAGGCCACACAGAGGGTAGACATCATAGGTGTGTGGGGACTGCGACTGGTCCTTCAGAGTGAACAAGAACCTTGTTGAGCATCAGAGGATGCACAATTGGCAGATGCCGTATGTGGGCAAGGACTCCAGTCAGGCCTTCAGAGAGAATAGGTGCTTCATCGAGCATCACAAGATGCATACCTGGTAGGAGGTATACATATGCAGGGATTGTGGCAAGGCCTTCAGCAGAACAGGAACCTCATTGAGCAT
This window encodes:
- the LOC118497790 gene encoding LOW QUALITY PROTEIN: zinc finger protein OZF-like (The sequence of the model RefSeq protein was modified relative to this genomic sequence to represent the inferred CDS: substituted 1 base at 1 genomic stop codon), with protein sequence MNESDPEKESWENRLSIATVVEGLMKNGAQGYSCEKVEIKGDKVGQQHGSTGTCVGPLDMSQVLAPEYYEFKTFIHQSLLLAPSRLEGPRGPGMHCFSMCGKNSGTSSPSPPPQLCAEKKTYKCTHCSKTFSSKSSLWKHLRNYSLEKPYVCGECGKAFSRKDRIILHQRTHTGEKPFVCRDCGKAFSRKSALDVHQRTHTGEKPYVCGDCGKAYRDNRHLIEHQRIHTREKLHTCGDCGKVFIHKWSLIVHQRTHTGEKPYVCGECGQAFRQNRRLMEHQRMHTGEKLHLCMDCGKAFSQKCDFIVHQRTHTGERPYVCGHCGKAFRHKGNIFLHQRTHTGEKPYGCSYCGKAFSQKCSLLVHERIHTGEKPFMCGECGKAFSQKCSLRVHSRTHTGEKPYACEYCGKAYSENRRRMEHQKTHTGEKPXVCEDCGKAFRKYGHHRTHSQQKPYKCGKYGKAFRNKRCLIHHEKTHTAEKLHSCGNWRRLHPLM